A section of the Patescibacteria group bacterium genome encodes:
- a CDS encoding ABC transporter permease, whose translation MINYKDTFKLATRMFRTRPMRTWLTILGIGVGISAVVILVGLGYGLQRILLEKIVFGEAMLSLDVLAPPSQVITIDDKKLAEFKLMDNVEDVSPLASFSSSLTYNGLTGSIMLKGVDSSYFRYAGIIADKGDLFAEDEDDRLVISSALLKLFDAKSEEIIGQYVDLKVLLPAADGKVHEMPLNKQYRIKGVIADDASLYAFVPLSDLTSQFAIGTYERVRVKVSSREFLDKASNEFLAKGFIVNSLSKTVDQANKIFGAIQIVLAVFGGIALVVSAIGMFNTMTVTLLERTKEIGIMRTIGASNLTIEILFLSEAVLMGFFGGLSGVAIGVGGGVAINVILGFIAQRMGGQAVNLFEFPLWFLAFMIIFSAILGALTGFFPSRNASKLNPLDAIRYS comes from the coding sequence ATGATCAACTATAAAGATACCTTTAAATTGGCGACCAGAATGTTCCGCACTCGGCCGATGAGAACTTGGCTGACGATTTTGGGTATTGGCGTGGGTATTTCGGCCGTGGTGATTTTGGTCGGCCTGGGTTACGGTCTGCAAAGGATTTTATTGGAAAAGATCGTTTTCGGCGAAGCGATGCTTTCTTTGGACGTGTTGGCGCCGCCTTCGCAAGTGATCACGATCGATGATAAAAAATTGGCGGAATTCAAACTGATGGATAATGTCGAAGATGTTTCGCCTTTGGCCAGCTTCAGTTCCTCGCTCACTTACAACGGCCTGACCGGCAGCATTATGCTTAAGGGAGTCGATTCGTCTTATTTCCGCTATGCCGGCATAATCGCTGATAAGGGCGATTTGTTTGCCGAGGACGAGGATGATCGCTTGGTTATTTCTTCCGCCTTATTAAAACTTTTTGATGCCAAATCCGAAGAGATCATCGGCCAATACGTGGATTTGAAAGTTTTGCTTCCTGCCGCCGATGGCAAGGTCCATGAGATGCCATTGAATAAGCAATATCGCATCAAGGGCGTAATAGCCGACGATGCCTCTCTTTACGCTTTTGTTCCGTTAAGTGATTTGACTTCGCAATTCGCCATCGGAACTTATGAAAGAGTCAGAGTAAAAGTAAGCTCCCGGGAGTTTTTGGATAAAGCTTCGAATGAATTTTTAGCCAAAGGTTTCATTGTTAATTCACTTTCCAAAACCGTGGATCAGGCCAATAAGATCTTTGGCGCCATTCAGATCGTGTTGGCCGTTTTCGGCGGCATCGCCCTGGTCGTTTCGGCGATCGGCATGTTCAACACCATGACGGTCACGCTTCTGGAGCGGACCAAGGAAATCGGAATTATGCGCACGATCGGCGCTTCCAATTTGACGATCGAGATCCTCTTCCTGTCGGAAGCGGTTTTAATGGGATTTTTCGGCGGCTTGTCCGGGGTGGCGATCGGCGTCGGGGGAGGAGTGGCGATCAATGTGATTTTGGGTTTTATCGCTCAGCGGATGGGCGGCCAAGCAGTCAACTTGTTTGAATTTCCCCTTTGGTTTTTGGCATTTATGATCATTTTCTCGGCGATTCTGGGAGCCTTAACCGGTTTCTTCCCTTCGCGCAACGCCTCTAAACTTAACCCGCTGGACGCGATCCGGTACAGTTAA
- a CDS encoding histidine phosphatase family protein, whose protein sequence is MGLFPTIFMSIKLTYFVHGTTEDNEKEISSGWSDAKLSILGVKQCLELKDKIKGRKFDVVFCSDLDRAASSAKLIFEDRIKIFTDKRLRECNYGDYNGRASSIVEPLQEKFITENFPDGESYEDVRKRIEDFIVFLKKNYDGKNIAIVGHKAPQLALEVILNKKAWAQAFADDWRKNKAWQPGWDYFIE, encoded by the coding sequence GTGGGTTTATTCCCGACAATATTTATGTCAATCAAGCTAACGTATTTTGTTCATGGTACAACCGAAGATAATGAGAAAGAAATTTCCTCGGGTTGGTCTGATGCAAAACTTTCAATTTTGGGTGTCAAACAATGTTTAGAATTAAAAGATAAAATTAAGGGCAGGAAATTTGATGTTGTTTTTTGTTCCGATCTAGACCGGGCGGCAAGTTCTGCAAAATTAATTTTTGAGGATAGGATAAAAATTTTTACTGATAAAAGATTGAGAGAATGTAATTACGGTGATTATAACGGCAGAGCTTCTTCGATTGTCGAGCCTCTGCAAGAAAAATTTATTACTGAAAATTTTCCCGATGGAGAAAGTTATGAAGATGTGAGAAAAAGAATCGAAGACTTTATTGTTTTTCTGAAAAAAAATTACGACGGAAAGAATATTGCCATTGTTGGGCATAAAGCCCCGCAACTCGCCTTGGAAGTAATTTTGAATAAAAAAGCTTGGGCGCAAGCCTTTGCTGATGATTGGAGAAAAAATAAGGCCTGGCAACCGGGGTGGGACTATTTTATCGAATGA
- a CDS encoding type IV secretion system DNA-binding domain-containing protein, translated as MINSEITTFAETTFRNRKIKFGIKVDDRRRHMYLIGKTGMGKSTILENMIVADIRAGRGVAVVDPHGDLAEKVMQYIPAERIKDVIYFNPSDTDFPIAFNIVEAVDIKVRHLVASGLVGVFKKLWADSWGPRLEYILRNAILAVLDYPNSTLLSVIQMLSDKNYRKKVMAEVKDPVVKSFWLKEFASYADKFASEAVSPIQNKVGQFLSSSLIRNIVGQTRSSIDVRDAMDKGKILIMNLSKGHIGEDNSALLGAMMITKIQLAAMSRVDIKEKERKDFYLYIDEFQNFSTESFATILSEARKYHLNLIIAHQYMEQLTDEVKAAVFGNVGTLVAFRVGAIDAEELVKEFTPIFEEEDILNLPKYEFYVKLMIDGVASPPFSARGLPPLTDEERTNNLQKAVDWTRQSYAKPQAEVEEEIMRIHFAEEPARLPVMPGRETSISATGLVSKPNLEKPRVESLPRPNFVPRFETATAKADRPTRREEPKASGVLFDARCASCGAETKVPFKPDPARPVYCKNCLSELKKKKRDGAADRPVKKDRIDLSQISPSTLLARGAVSTGANEEGYVSLSKLKETGLSAAALAKAGLPGFDRKSKVENNPTVAKAMVGKPPEAVEAPKNSEKDLAEGEDIVFE; from the coding sequence ATGATCAATAGTGAAATTACAACTTTCGCTGAAACCACCTTCCGCAACCGCAAGATCAAATTCGGCATTAAAGTCGACGACCGCCGCCGCCATATGTATCTGATCGGGAAAACCGGCATGGGCAAGTCGACGATCTTGGAGAATATGATTGTCGCTGATATTCGCGCCGGCCGCGGCGTGGCCGTGGTCGATCCGCACGGCGATCTGGCGGAAAAGGTGATGCAATATATTCCGGCCGAGCGGATCAAGGACGTGATTTATTTTAATCCGTCCGATACTGATTTTCCCATCGCCTTCAATATTGTCGAAGCGGTCGATATCAAAGTCCGGCATTTGGTCGCCTCCGGATTGGTCGGCGTGTTCAAGAAACTTTGGGCCGATTCCTGGGGACCGAGATTGGAATATATTTTGCGCAATGCCATTTTGGCGGTTTTGGATTATCCCAACTCCACTTTGCTTTCGGTCATCCAGATGCTTTCCGATAAGAACTATCGCAAGAAAGTAATGGCCGAGGTCAAAGATCCGGTGGTCAAATCTTTTTGGCTGAAAGAATTTGCCAGCTATGCCGATAAATTCGCTTCCGAGGCGGTCTCGCCGATCCAAAACAAGGTCGGACAGTTTTTGTCGAGCTCGCTCATCAGGAATATCGTCGGCCAGACCAGATCGTCGATCGACGTGCGCGACGCGATGGATAAGGGAAAAATTTTGATCATGAATTTGTCCAAAGGCCATATCGGCGAAGACAATTCGGCGCTTTTGGGCGCGATGATGATCACCAAGATCCAGCTGGCGGCGATGAGCCGCGTGGACATCAAAGAAAAGGAGAGAAAGGATTTTTATCTTTATATCGACGAGTTCCAGAATTTTTCGACCGAATCGTTCGCCACGATCTTGTCCGAAGCGAGAAAATATCATTTGAATCTGATCATCGCCCATCAATATATGGAGCAGCTGACGGATGAGGTTAAAGCGGCGGTGTTCGGCAACGTCGGCACGCTGGTCGCTTTCCGCGTCGGAGCGATCGATGCCGAGGAATTGGTCAAGGAATTTACGCCGATTTTTGAAGAAGAGGACATTCTCAATCTTCCCAAATATGAATTTTATGTTAAATTAATGATCGACGGCGTGGCTTCGCCGCCGTTTTCCGCCCGAGGCTTGCCGCCCCTAACCGATGAAGAAAGAACGAATAATTTGCAAAAGGCGGTTGACTGGACGCGGCAAAGTTATGCTAAGCCGCAGGCCGAGGTTGAGGAAGAAATAATGAGAATTCATTTTGCCGAAGAGCCGGCCAGATTGCCGGTTATGCCAGGCAGGGAAACATCAATCAGCGCGACTGGCCTGGTTTCCAAGCCAAATCTGGAAAAACCGCGAGTCGAATCCCTGCCCCGGCCGAATTTCGTGCCCAGGTTCGAAACTGCTACGGCCAAGGCCGATCGACCGACCAGAAGAGAAGAACCAAAAGCGAGCGGAGTTTTATTTGACGCGCGCTGCGCTTCTTGCGGGGCGGAAACTAAAGTTCCTTTCAAACCTGATCCCGCCCGCCCGGTTTATTGCAAGAATTGTTTGTCGGAATTGAAAAAGAAAAAGCGCGACGGTGCCGCGGATCGTCCGGTAAAAAAAGATCGGATTGATCTTTCGCAAATTTCTCCATCAACTCTTTTGGCTCGGGGAGCGGTTTCTACCGGCGCGAATGAGGAAGGTTATGTTTCGCTCTCCAAATTGAAAGAAACCGGCTTGTCCGCCGCAGCCTTGGCGAAGGCGGGACTGCCCGGTTTTGACCGGAAATCGAAAGTTGAAAATAATCCAACCGTCGCTAAAGCTATGGTTGGCAAGCCGCCCGAAGCCGTTGAAGCGCCAAAAAATTCGGAAAAAGATTTGGCCGAAGGAGAAGACATTGTTTTTGAATAA
- a CDS encoding glycosyltransferase family 2 protein — protein MDYLKIGKATELTGGDRVFYRILEIFPGAFSWGTLLILIIFSYFQPVWVAYFIIAFDVYWLLLVLYLGVMLFTSYFKMKKMRSMDWRRKCEELNIATAGKLPADSLVKKGFTYRDVIHLVIVPTAVEPVEVLRSSIQSIVDDHFPVENIIYVLAIEEREGQKGLDKAAILKQEFAGKFRNFLVTIHPDGIVGELKGKGANQTWAGRKVKEELIDPEKIPYDKILVSVFDSDTVVYPGFFHCLTYYFLTLTKPYRVSYQPIPLYHNNVWEVPFFSRVAASSNTFWQMMQQIRPDKLATYSSHSMSWRSLVDIGFWSTTMVSEDSRIYWHCYFHYNGDYRAVPIFFPISMDSIMVQDNWNTMKSLYKQQRRWGWGVENIPYLIFNSVKRWKDLPKRDALDKMFTQVYGFHSWATNALIIGVVGWLPLFFGGEAFNAMVISGNLPGVTQTLMTLSMIGLLISAIVSSLLMPRRPVGVSRFKRVMIVFEWLLLPVGIIFFGSFPALDAQTRLMLGKYMGFLVTPKTRKEQ, from the coding sequence ATGGATTATTTAAAAATCGGCAAGGCGACTGAATTGACCGGCGGCGACCGCGTATTTTATCGAATACTCGAAATTTTTCCCGGCGCTTTTTCCTGGGGGACTTTGCTGATTCTCATCATCTTTTCTTATTTCCAACCGGTTTGGGTGGCTTATTTTATCATCGCCTTTGATGTCTATTGGCTTCTGTTGGTGCTTTATCTGGGTGTAATGCTGTTCACATCGTATTTTAAGATGAAAAAAATGCGTTCGATGGATTGGCGCCGCAAATGCGAAGAGTTAAATATTGCCACTGCCGGTAAATTGCCGGCTGACAGCTTGGTTAAAAAAGGATTTACTTATCGGGATGTCATTCACCTGGTCATCGTGCCCACGGCCGTGGAACCGGTTGAAGTTTTGCGTTCGAGCATTCAGTCGATAGTTGACGATCATTTTCCCGTGGAAAATATTATTTATGTCTTGGCGATCGAGGAACGCGAAGGGCAGAAGGGTTTGGATAAAGCGGCGATCCTCAAGCAAGAGTTTGCCGGAAAATTCCGGAATTTTTTAGTAACCATTCATCCTGACGGGATCGTCGGGGAGTTAAAAGGCAAGGGTGCAAATCAGACTTGGGCGGGACGGAAAGTCAAGGAAGAACTGATTGACCCGGAAAAGATTCCCTACGATAAAATTTTGGTCAGTGTTTTCGACAGCGACACGGTGGTTTATCCCGGTTTTTTTCATTGCCTGACTTATTACTTTTTGACGTTGACCAAGCCTTATCGCGTCAGCTATCAGCCTATTCCGCTCTATCATAATAATGTCTGGGAAGTGCCGTTTTTTTCCCGCGTCGCCGCCTCAAGCAATACTTTTTGGCAGATGATGCAGCAGATCCGTCCGGACAAATTGGCCACTTATTCTTCCCATTCAATGAGTTGGCGGTCTTTGGTCGATATCGGTTTTTGGTCAACCACCATGGTTTCTGAAGATTCCCGGATCTATTGGCATTGCTATTTCCATTATAATGGCGATTATCGAGCCGTACCGATTTTTTTCCCGATCTCCATGGATTCGATTATGGTTCAAGACAACTGGAATACGATGAAAAGTTTGTATAAGCAGCAGCGCCGCTGGGGCTGGGGAGTGGAAAATATTCCCTATTTAATTTTCAATTCGGTCAAACGCTGGAAAGATTTGCCCAAGCGCGACGCCTTGGATAAAATGTTCACCCAAGTTTACGGTTTTCATTCCTGGGCGACTAACGCCCTGATCATCGGCGTGGTTGGTTGGCTGCCGTTATTTTTCGGCGGCGAGGCTTTCAATGCCATGGTTATTTCGGGCAATTTGCCCGGCGTCACGCAAACCCTGATGACCTTATCGATGATCGGCTTGCTGATCTCGGCGATCGTTTCTTCGCTTTTAATGCCCAGAAGGCCGGTGGGGGTCAGCCGCTTTAAAAGAGTGATGATCGTTTTCGAATGGCTCTTGCTGCCGGTGGGAATAATTTTCTTCGGTTCCTTTCCGGCGCTGGACGCGCAAACCCGCCTGATGTTGGGAAAATATATGGGTTTCCTGGTAACACCCAAAACCCGCAAGGAACAATAA
- a CDS encoding cohesin domain-containing protein — translation MRKFFFPLILVGLVAASAFLATPAWAAGASLYLSPSTGTKILNSKFTVAIKISTGGQSINAGQASLTYDKSLLKVLSVAKGSVFSLWTEEPTFSSGAGTIGFGGGVPRPGYTGNGGTICVITFQAIKLGTAAVNFTSGDVLANDGMGTNILSSLGSASFIISAKVEAPTPEKPAPGQPTPAPTPAPVETAAYNRPVITSDTHPDQTKWYKAKTADFSWKLPDGATGVSVAFDQKAGTEPGNVPDGLFNSKQYTADHDGSWYIHVKVKDNKGRWGTTGHFRVNIDSTPPKDFALSVKQDDPNDWPTLYFQTTDELSGLDKYEILIDSLSAEPIVLTADKTSYKLTDLAVGSHAIAVKALDLAGNGTLANLTFEFAAVATPVIKSYSAEIKPGDKFFISGTANPNNTINIYLQGEGQAQPEVNSVKSDNDGNWFLVASKNYANGRYTAWVEAVNPNGLKSKPSAKVSFLVTAPIFARIGSFVLNYFTVLVSLLLVIILIVALLIWIWEFVRKKLKKETLEIEDVLEKNIEELKIAVSEEIDDLVKMNRADFAKGKARVKNILYEHIDATNKRILKEIKDVEKILK, via the coding sequence ATGAGAAAATTTTTCTTCCCGTTAATTTTAGTTGGGTTAGTTGCTGCCAGCGCGTTTTTGGCGACTCCGGCCTGGGCAGCGGGTGCGTCGCTTTATCTCTCGCCTTCGACCGGGACGAAAATTTTAAACAGCAAATTCACCGTGGCCATAAAGATCAGCACCGGCGGCCAAAGCATCAATGCCGGGCAGGCGTCGCTTACTTATGATAAATCCCTGCTTAAAGTGCTGAGCGTCGCCAAGGGTTCGGTTTTCAGCCTTTGGACCGAAGAACCGACTTTTTCATCAGGCGCGGGAACGATCGGATTCGGCGGCGGCGTGCCCCGCCCCGGTTATACCGGCAATGGCGGCACGATCTGCGTCATCACTTTCCAGGCGATCAAGCTGGGAACGGCCGCGGTCAATTTTACTTCCGGGGATGTTTTGGCCAATGACGGCATGGGCACGAATATTTTATCCAGCCTGGGCTCGGCCAGTTTTATCATTTCCGCCAAAGTAGAAGCGCCGACTCCTGAAAAACCGGCCCCGGGCCAACCGACTCCGGCACCGACTCCGGCACCGGTGGAAACGGCCGCTTACAATCGGCCGGTGATCACTTCCGATACTCATCCCGACCAAACCAAATGGTATAAAGCCAAGACTGCTGATTTTTCCTGGAAACTGCCGGATGGCGCGACCGGCGTCAGCGTTGCCTTTGATCAAAAAGCCGGTACTGAACCGGGCAATGTGCCCGATGGCTTATTCAATAGCAAACAATATACCGCGGACCACGATGGCAGCTGGTACATTCACGTCAAGGTCAAGGACAATAAGGGGCGCTGGGGGACGACCGGGCATTTCCGCGTGAATATCGATTCCACGCCGCCTAAAGACTTCGCGCTTTCGGTAAAGCAGGATGACCCCAATGATTGGCCGACTTTATATTTCCAGACCACTGACGAGTTATCAGGTTTGGATAAATATGAAATATTGATTGACAGCTTGTCGGCCGAGCCAATTGTTTTAACCGCCGACAAAACTTCTTATAAATTGACCGACTTGGCAGTCGGTTCGCATGCGATCGCGGTCAAGGCGCTTGATCTGGCCGGCAACGGGACCTTGGCTAATTTGACCTTTGAATTTGCCGCCGTGGCCACTCCGGTGATCAAAAGTTACTCCGCCGAAATAAAACCCGGCGATAAATTCTTCATCAGCGGCACGGCCAATCCCAATAATACGATCAATATTTATCTTCAAGGGGAAGGCCAAGCTCAACCCGAAGTTAATAGTGTAAAAAGCGACAATGACGGCAATTGGTTCCTGGTCGCGTCCAAGAATTATGCCAACGGCCGCTATACGGCCTGGGTGGAAGCGGTCAATCCCAACGGCTTGAAGAGCAAGCCGAGCGCCAAGGTCAGTTTTCTGGTCACGGCGCCGATTTTTGCCCGCATCGGTTCGTTCGTCTTAAATTATTTCACGGTGCTTGTCTCCCTCCTCCTGGTGATCATTCTGATCGTCGCGCTCCTGATCTGGATCTGGGAATTCGTGCGCAAGAAATTAAAGAAAGAAACTCTGGAGATCGAAGATGTGCTGGAGAAAAATATCGAAGAACTGAAGATCGCCGTCTCCGAGGAGATCGATGATCTCGTTAAGATGAATCGCGCTGATTTCGCCAAAGGCAAGGCCCGGGTAAAAAATATTTTATACGAGCATATCGACGCCACCAACAAGAGGATTTTGAAAGAGATCAAGGACGTGGAGAAAATTTTGAAATAA
- a CDS encoding cohesin domain-containing protein — MLKAPIKALFLAMIALFIFAVINPAAAEEFYYRGPKLNPQIAASALFLTPIREKNGNSFTLDLVVDPADEEINTVSTEISFPTDKLSLENLSKGNSFCSFFVEEKIDNALGKIKISCLAPYPGTDRMSNVISLTFKQINTGTANLNLSSDSLVLANDGYGTNVLKDLGGQTIVD, encoded by the coding sequence ATGCTTAAAGCCCCAATAAAGGCGCTATTTCTGGCAATGATAGCCCTGTTTATATTTGCGGTAATAAATCCGGCTGCGGCCGAGGAGTTTTATTACCGCGGTCCCAAGTTGAATCCGCAAATCGCCGCTTCAGCTCTTTTTCTGACCCCCATTCGGGAAAAAAATGGCAATTCTTTCACTCTGGATCTGGTGGTTGACCCGGCCGACGAAGAGATTAATACCGTCTCGACCGAAATATCCTTTCCGACCGACAAATTATCCTTGGAAAATTTGAGCAAAGGCAATTCTTTTTGCTCTTTTTTTGTGGAAGAAAAGATCGATAACGCTCTGGGAAAAATAAAAATCAGCTGTCTCGCCCCTTATCCGGGCACGGACAGGATGAGCAATGTCATTTCCTTGACGTTCAAGCAGATCAACACCGGCACCGCTAATCTTAATTTAAGTTCCGATTCGCTGGTTCTGGCCAACGACGGCTACGGGACAAATGTCCTGAAAGATTTGGGCGGACAGACGATAGTCGATTAG
- a CDS encoding septum formation initiator family protein, producing MRKNNKRKILTGLFLTPYFFTLVCLIVIAVIILPVYQNARERLAVNNEVADLQKQISSLEASNNDLTAMKKYLQSDQFVEKEARLNMNLKMPGEHVAVIENSGQSGNVAAFGAANGNSDKKNSNPVKWWNYFFGQ from the coding sequence ATGAGAAAAAATAATAAAAGAAAAATTTTGACCGGACTTTTTTTAACCCCCTATTTTTTTACTTTGGTTTGTTTGATTGTGATCGCCGTGATAATTTTGCCGGTTTATCAGAATGCTCGCGAGCGCCTGGCCGTCAATAATGAAGTGGCCGATCTGCAAAAACAGATCAGCAGCTTGGAAGCAAGCAATAACGATTTGACCGCGATGAAAAAATATTTGCAATCCGACCAATTTGTGGAAAAAGAAGCCCGGCTTAACATGAATTTAAAAATGCCCGGCGAGCATGTGGCCGTGATCGAAAATTCCGGTCAGTCCGGCAACGTCGCCGCTTTTGGCGCGGCCAACGGCAATTCAGATAAAAAAAATTCCAACCCGGTTAAGTGGTGGAACTATTTTTTCGGTCAGTAA
- a CDS encoding DUF1361 domain-containing protein, whose protein sequence is MSFTHFFSIKNIVDTFGLFYVNDYPFLMMVWNLFLAMVPFGLFLLFFSYWQKTKFKKTGQKIRAVIIFFFWFIFLPNAAYLVVGNRHLLNFCPADSANSVCIAGTWQIMYFFVYSVLGWVLFAIYLSQMRQVLAKIFNAKIARNLIYGMIPFVSWAVLLGLIERYNSWDIFLHPLLIFQNLLKYLVDWEYFRNLLVFTAGYYVLYFFGTVIFKIKLTKN, encoded by the coding sequence ATGAGTTTTACTCATTTTTTTAGTATCAAGAATATTGTGGACACGTTCGGGCTATTTTACGTCAATGATTATCCTTTTTTGATGATGGTTTGGAATTTATTTTTGGCCATGGTGCCATTCGGATTGTTTTTGTTATTTTTTTCTTATTGGCAGAAAACCAAGTTTAAAAAAACCGGCCAGAAAATCCGGGCCGTTATCATTTTTTTCTTTTGGTTCATTTTTTTGCCCAATGCCGCCTATTTGGTGGTGGGCAACCGCCATTTGTTGAATTTTTGCCCGGCCGACTCGGCAAACAGCGTTTGTATTGCCGGTACTTGGCAGATAATGTATTTTTTTGTTTACAGCGTTTTGGGCTGGGTTTTGTTTGCTATTTACTTGTCCCAGATGCGTCAGGTATTGGCCAAGATTTTTAATGCTAAAATTGCCCGTAATTTGATCTATGGCATGATTCCTTTTGTTTCCTGGGCGGTCTTGCTTGGCCTGATCGAGCGTTATAATAGTTGGGATATCTTCCTTCATCCCTTGTTGATTTTTCAAAATTTGCTAAAGTATCTCGTGGATTGGGAATATTTCCGGAATTTATTGGTTTTTACGGCCGGCTACTACGTTCTTTATTTTTTTGGTACGGTTATTTTTAAAATAAAGCTTACAAAAAACTGA
- a CDS encoding RlpA-like double-psi beta-barrel domain-containing protein, whose translation MIKGLKLLLTSFFLLLTFGVLPALAADGIVFDDGGVSGASVPLATQAKVVPLAQPATTTAASAAINTEAVSVSLDASSAIKGRALSTVDNNFSVSFPAKSLIGATEIQAQPVTDELPTPWKLEKISPTYQFDLSNNSAYNNKLPITLKLSYNSNDQYYKRIYFYDKNYQSWRELPTTDDPAKKTVAAKIFLPYAQVAVMSDPAVLIAGKASWYAYKNGNFAASIDFPKGSKLRVYNIDNNKSVDVTINDFGPERDKFPDRILDLDKVAFKKIAKAGSGIVSIRIQPLYVAPDANGRILGVSKTGAMSEPDIKAAAAIVIDEKTGGVIWEKNSSAVLPLASLSKLVAIKIFFDQHPSLNTVVTYKKQDELYNYQYCLPAESAKLSVNDGDTMTIGDLVYSALVGSANNAVESLVRVSGLSRDAFFAEMNAYVASIGATSTHFIEPTGLSPANVSTAREYAIIIREIFKNPVIQKISVAPRYSFVTINTKKKHTLTNTNNFIRDGVFAAVNNLKVTGSKTGYLDQYNLMTRVTGSAGEELIAVDFGATTKIQSLAETQELIQYGIRKLQ comes from the coding sequence ATGATTAAAGGATTAAAATTACTTCTTACTTCTTTCTTCTTACTTCTTACTTTCGGCGTGCTGCCCGCTTTGGCCGCCGATGGTATTGTTTTTGATGATGGCGGAGTTTCCGGCGCATCAGTTCCTCTTGCCACTCAGGCCAAAGTCGTTCCGCTAGCCCAGCCGGCTACGACAACCGCCGCTAGCGCGGCGATTAACACGGAGGCGGTCAGCGTCAGTCTGGATGCAAGCTCGGCGATCAAGGGGCGTGCCTTGTCCACCGTTGATAATAATTTTAGCGTATCTTTTCCGGCTAAATCTTTGATTGGCGCGACCGAGATCCAAGCGCAGCCGGTCACCGATGAATTACCGACTCCGTGGAAATTGGAAAAGATCAGCCCGACCTATCAATTCGATTTGAGCAACAATTCGGCTTACAATAATAAATTGCCGATTACTTTGAAGCTAAGCTACAACAGCAACGACCAGTATTATAAAAGAATTTATTTTTACGATAAAAATTATCAGTCCTGGCGCGAATTGCCAACCACGGATGATCCGGCAAAAAAAACAGTAGCGGCCAAGATCTTCTTGCCTTACGCCCAAGTGGCGGTGATGAGCGATCCGGCCGTGCTGATCGCGGGCAAAGCCAGCTGGTATGCTTATAAAAACGGAAATTTTGCGGCTTCAATCGATTTCCCCAAGGGTTCAAAATTACGCGTCTATAATATCGACAATAACAAATCAGTCGATGTTACTATCAATGATTTTGGACCGGAAAGGGATAAGTTTCCCGATCGGATCCTGGACTTGGATAAAGTCGCTTTTAAAAAAATAGCCAAAGCCGGCAGCGGCATCGTTAGCATCAGAATTCAGCCGCTTTATGTGGCGCCGGATGCTAATGGGCGTATTTTAGGCGTTTCTAAAACAGGAGCGATGTCCGAACCGGATATTAAAGCGGCGGCGGCGATCGTCATTGATGAAAAAACCGGCGGCGTGATCTGGGAAAAGAATTCTTCCGCTGTTTTGCCGTTGGCCAGCTTATCCAAACTAGTCGCCATTAAAATTTTTTTCGATCAGCATCCTTCTTTAAATACCGTGGTAACTTATAAAAAGCAAGATGAATTGTATAATTATCAATATTGTCTGCCGGCGGAATCGGCCAAGCTATCGGTTAACGATGGCGATACCATGACGATCGGCGATTTGGTTTACTCCGCTCTGGTCGGTTCGGCCAATAATGCCGTGGAATCCCTGGTCAGGGTCTCCGGACTTTCCCGCGACGCTTTCTTTGCCGAGATGAATGCCTATGTCGCGTCGATCGGCGCGACCAGCACCCATTTTATCGAACCGACCGGCCTTTCGCCCGCTAACGTGAGCACTGCCCGCGAGTATGCTATAATTATCAGAGAAATATTTAAGAATCCGGTGATCCAAAAAATCAGTGTTGCTCCCAGATATTCCTTTGTCACCATCAATACCAAGAAGAAACATACTTTGACTAATACCAATAATTTCATTCGTGACGGAGTTTTTGCCGCCGTCAACAATTTAAAGGTCACCGGCTCCAAAACCGGCTATCTGGACCAATATAATTTAATGACCAGAGTGACGGGATCTGCCGGGGAGGAGCTGATCGCGGTGGATTTCGGCGCCACGACCAAAATACAAAGTTTGGCAGAGACGCAAGAATTGATTCAGTATGGAATTAGAAAATTGCAATAA